GGTGATGGCGTCGACCCGGACCAGCTGGGCGTTGGTCGTGGTGACCGTCGTGGTCACCTCGGACAGCAGCGGGACGGTCTCGTCGGAGACCCCCTTGATCATCGACCGGGTCTCGTCGAGGACGCCGCCGAGCTTGAGCAGCGGGACCGCCAGGGCGCCGACCAGCAGCACGAACGCGATGGCCGCGATCAGACCCGCGACGTCTCCCACAGACATGGCGCCGACCCTATCGCGGCCCTCGACGACCCCGACCGGTGAGTTCCCGGGGCGAAATGTGAGCTCCCGCCCCGGAAACCCACCAGTGTGTGCGTCCACAGCGCGCCGACCTCGGCCACCTGTCCACAGCTGCCGTCCGAGGCCTCGTCAGCGGGCCTTGCCGCCGCCCATCGTCGTTCGCGGTGGATGGCACGCGACGAAGCCTGCGGACGGCGGACCTGCTCGATGTGGAGGTCACCGCCGACGAGCTGCGCGGCCCGGGCTGGCGCTCCCCCTTCCACGGCATCCATGTCCCGGCCGGCAACGCCGGAGACCCCGTGCTCCAGCGGATCCTCGATGCGGCCGAGCTGGTACCTGCCGACGGCGCCTTCGTCGGGTGGTCGGCAGGGCGACTGCTGGGAGCCGACGAGCTCGACGGACGTGGCCGCAGCGGCCGCCAGCTGGAGCCGGTCCTCATCGGCGTGCCGACCTACGACCAGCATGTGGCGCCTCGCGACGGTGTGCGGTTCGTCCGCAGCCGGTTCACTCCCGACGACGTCGTGGAGGTCCGGGGCGTTCGGGTGAGCGGGGACGTCCGGACGACCTTCGACCTGATGCGCTGGCACGGCCCGGAGGACGCGCTGGTCCTCGGGGACGTGATGGCCCGATGGCTCGACGTCGACCCGGGAGCCGTCACCGAGTACGCCCGGAGCCAAGGGCGGCTTCGCGGTGTCCGCGTCGTGCGCCGGATGGCACCCCTCGTCGACCCGTCAGCACG
This is a stretch of genomic DNA from Actinomycetes bacterium. It encodes these proteins:
- a CDS encoding DUF948 domain-containing protein, with protein sequence MSVGDVAGLIAAIAFVLLVGALAVPLLKLGGVLDETRSMIKGVSDETVPLLSEVTTTVTTTNAQLVRVDAITSNVQAATTNVSAMTALFAATFGGPVVKVAAFTYGVRSAMADRPGTRTRRKV